CTCTTTTGACATTGTTATCACTCATCATTTTCCCCCTTATCCACTGTTCCCGTGATTCAAATATAAATCAAAAATAGTGATGGAATCAAGAATTTTCAGATATTTTGATTTGGAATTGAATCATTTTTTATAAGAACCCTGCCTGAGATAGTCTCACTCACTTCATTCATCAAAGCTAAAACTAGAGTAATAGAGTAGCGAACCCACCTTAAGTATATGGATATTTACGGTTAACCTACTTATGTTTGGGTATAAATAAAGTAGAGAGTAATCGATTGAAGGAGTGATTGACTTGGCTGAAAAAAGGACCTTGGGACAATATTTATACAACTGCTTAAAAGCAGAAGGTATTACAGAGATTTTTGGTGTGCCTGGAGACTATAATTTCTCATTGCTAGATACTTTGGAAGATTACGATGGGATTGAGTTTATTAATGGACGAAATGAACTCAATGCAGGATACGCTGCGGACGCTTATGCCCGTGTGAAGGGAATTTCGGCACTCATCACCACTTTTGGTGTCGGTGAAATGAGCGCATGTAATGCAATCGCTGGCGCGTACAGTGAAAATGTGCCGCTCATACATATTGTCGGCTCGCCAAAGTCCATGATGCAACAGGATAAGGAGCTTGCCCACCATACGTTAATGGACGGAGATTTTGATGTTTTCCGTAAGGTTTATGAGCATATCACCAGTTATACGGCAATTCTTACCCCGGAAAACGCAGCTAGGGAGATACCGGCTGCAATCAGAATCGCGAAAGAAAAGAAAAAGCCCGTTTATTTGGTAGTGGCCATCGATCTTGTTGAAAAACCGTTGCTTTCTCACGGTGAGACTTCTGAAAATATGGCCAAAACGAATGTCGATGCGCTGCAGTCAGCAGTGCAGCATATAAAAGGGATGTTAGAACATGTAAACAAAGCGGTTCTGCTTGTCGATGTGAAAACACTTCGTTATAACTTGCAGAAACCCGTAATGCAGCTCGTTGAGAGGTTAAATATTCCAGTTGCTTCGTTAATGCAGGGAAAAAGCGGGTTGGATGAGAGCCATCCCCAGTATATAGGTGTATACGGCGGAGCTTTCGGAAGTAAGGATGTAACTCAGACTGTTGAAGAAGCGGATTTCATCATAGCCGTTGGAGCTGTTTGGTCAGACGTCAATACATCCAAAGGTACAGCAAAGCTTAACCCGTTGAAAATGGTGGAAATTCAACCTGACACATTAAAAGTGGGGGAAGCCAGTTATATGAATGTCAGGGCGGAGGAAATTTTAACTGCGCTCCAGGACATTGGTTACCGGCAGAACGAATCTGTTGGAAACATCTCATTTCCGTATGACACAATGGTGGAAGACCCATCAGCACCACTGAAAGCGGCTTCCTATTATCCTCGAATTCAGCAATTGTTAAAAGAAAATGACATTGTGGTCACGGAAACAGGAACATTCTCTTATGGCATGTCACAGGTCAGGTTGCCGAAAGGGGCGACCTACATAGCCCAGGGAGGCTGGCAAAGCATCGGATATGCCACGCCCGCAGCTTTCGGTGCTTGTATAGCGGATAGAAACCGACGTGTTCTATTGTTTACCGGGGACGGCTCGATACAGCTGACAGCACAGGAAATAAGCTCGATGCTGGAGAACGGCTGCAAGCCCATCGTGTTTATTCTCAACAATAACGGTTACACGATAGAAAAATTCTTGAACGTAAAAGTCGATATAGAAAAACAGAAATACAACGAGATACCAGAGTGGGATTATACAAAATTGGCTGAAGCGTTTGGTCAAGAGGCATTTACAGCAAGAGTCGAGACGAATGGTGAACTGGATGATGCCATTACAAATGCTCAGAACGCCGATAACCTTTGCCTCATAGAATTGGTCGTGAAAGATCAAATGGATGCCCCGGAATATTTACAAAAAATGAGGCAGTATCTTGAAAAGCAAGAGAAACTAAAGTAATGCCATGTTCAAAATGCTCTCACGCTGAACCATGTTTTAAAAGAAAACTGGTTATCTTTCATGATTTTTTGAGGGTTTGTTAAGGATTCGGAACGGTCTAATCCCGAAAACTGATTTTAAAACAATACTTATGATATACTTTATGGTTTTTTACTGTAATCCTTATTGGATTGAAGAAATATGCGACACTCCTGCCGAATAACTGGCTAGACAAGACCCCACAGGCGCTTGCTTTGATGTGGCTTGGCAGACAGTCGGCGGAAAGGGAGCGGATTTCTGAAATCAAGCTGGAACGTTTTTTAAAGAAAGGTCTTCTGTTATGAAGGCCTTTTTTTTGTTGGTATAGATATCGTACTTACGATATATCTATACGGCCCGATCAAGGACAAGAGTGGCAAGTTGAAAAAGTAATCAGGATATACCCAGAATGATAATACCAATATTGGTCACTGGCATTTCAAAATTGAAACCGAGAATTTTGAAATTAAGAGTAATATGAAAATGTCACGAAGTAATAGGGAAAATATCTATTTTTCCTAAGTAGAGAAAACCATTCTTTTTACGGTCGGCCATTTCTGTAGATAAGGGGGCATAAAAAATGCGTAAAAATTTATCATTAGCGCGGTTAATAGAATCGAATAAAGAAAATCTCAACAATAATCAGCTATTCATAGATCATATTGAAGAAAAAGTTCATAAAAAGCAAGTGGAAATGCAGGATAGACATTTGACAAAACAGGCAGGTGATGATGATGTTATTAAGAAAAGCTTGGTTCTTACAACAAACGATTGTCTATCATAGAAAAAAGAAGGATGAAATAGCCCAACGAAAGGAATTATCAAGCTTGGAAGGAGTCCGTGTCAGTAATCAACTTAATTATGCGATTGTGGAAATGCAAAGGTTAATGCGCGAGTGAGGATGGATTCCAAAAAGATAATGAGAATGGTTATAAGCCATAATACCAGTTGGCGGCTATTTGACATTATAATACGCAAAAAAGCGTGTATGATAGTTTATCAATACACGCTTTTTTGCTCTTTTATCAAGGCTTATAGAGTTAATTTTTTAGCCATCAATCGGTTATTGCCATCAATCATTTAGTTAAGTACACGAACTGCCTTTACAAAGCTAGGTCCCCAGTAAGAACTGTTGATGTTAGCGTAGGATACACCTTTAGATGTAGAAGCATTCAGCATTTGACCGTTACCGGCATAAATTCCCACATGATTGATTACACCATCATTATTGGTATCGAAAAATACTAAATCCCCTTTTTGGAGGGATTTTGAAGATACAGCTGTACCAACGTGTGATTGTGCCACTGAATTTCGAGGCAAGGAAACACCTGCACTTTGGAATGCCCTTAATGTGAATGAAGAGCAATCAAATACATCAGTGCGTGAAGTGCTCGCACCGTAAACATACCTGGCTCCCATATATTTAGCGCCAGCAGCCAAAACTTGATCCGCCTTGGTCGATTTGGACGGTTTTTTAATTGCAGATGCCGAGGCTTTCCCGGAAACACGGATGGATTGGCCGATACGAATACGATTTGAATTGGAAATAGTAGGGTTCATTTTAAGTAGGGCACTAAGGGAAAGGTTATATCTTTTAGAGATTGTTGATAAGGTATCCCCTAATTTAACCACATAAACTTCTGTTGTATTTTTACTATTATTCGAACTCGTATAGTTGTTAAGGGTATTAACCTTCAAGACCTGGCCGGGAAAAATAAGGTTACTAGTCAAATGGTTTTTAGACTTTAATTGTTTGACAGTCATATTATTGACTCTAGCAATTTTATCCAGGGTGTCACCGGATTTGACCCTATATGTAGCATTAGAAGGACTGTTTTTAGCCGTAGAGCTAGATACAGGGGCTTTTCCGGAAACCCGGATGGCTTGGCCAATATAAATTCGATCCGAATTAGAAATATCAGTGTTTAATTTAAGCAGAGCACTAAGGGAAAGGTTATATTTTTTAGCGATTTTTGATAAAGTATCCCCCAGTTTAACCACATATTTTTCGGTTTTATCTATATTTTTATCTGTATGGTTGTTAAGGTTATTAACCTTCAAGACTTGGCCGGGAAAAATAAGGTTACTAGTCAAATGGTTTTGAGATTTTAATGCTTGGACAGTTGTACGATTAGCTTTAGAGATTTCATCAAGGGTGTCCCCTGATTTAACTTGATAAGAACCAGCATAAGCGGAAGTGCCTGCCACTAGGGTACCTATAATAGTTCCTGCAAGAATGAAAGAGTTTTTAGAATTGTTCATTTAGGAAAGTTCCTCCTGATGTGGTAAAAAAATATGTAGCATTTATATTATAAGGGTATGGAATATAAAAAACATGACCCATATAAATAAAATTAAACTTTTTCGTCATTTTTCAAGTAATCTTGCTACAGGAAAATGGGGGTTTATGGGATTCAGGTGGAGTGTAAGAGGGCCATACTGTAATTTCGCATAAATGGATAAAAAGAGCATTTCATAAAATGGAAGTTTGAGGTAATTAAAAAGAAAGGTAAGTATAGCATATCCTTACCTTTCCATGATTCATTTTTTAATATTGTCTATAAACGTAGGGATCATCCGGTTCAGCGATTTTACTATGTGATGATACTTTGAGCAGGGGAATGGTTTTCTTGAATGGCTGATAATAAATGGATTCCAATTCACCTGTCACGGAATACCACTCATCATTTTTAGGATGCATTCCTTCAGGAAATTCGATTAGCATACCGAATACCCCAGAGTCCGCGACACAGTGAATGACCCCAAAACGAAACAGGAATGCCTGGTTTTTGGCTAGCTCATTTGAATTGTACGTAAATCCGGTTAACGTTATTTGCTTGCCAGTGAACTTTCCAGGAGAGTAATAGATGGCTTCTAAATCGTTTAGATAGTTTTCATCTGTTAATTGAAGACTATCACGATCAACCAAGCCTTTGAGAGAGTTATCCATTAAAGTTAAATAGTCATCCTTGCCATAA
The DNA window shown above is from Peribacillus sp. FSL P2-0133 and carries:
- a CDS encoding FbpB family small basic protein — translated: MRKNLSLARLIESNKENLNNNQLFIDHIEEKVHKKQVEMQDRHLTKQAGDDDVIKKSLVLTTNDCLS
- a CDS encoding thiamine pyrophosphate-binding protein encodes the protein MAEKRTLGQYLYNCLKAEGITEIFGVPGDYNFSLLDTLEDYDGIEFINGRNELNAGYAADAYARVKGISALITTFGVGEMSACNAIAGAYSENVPLIHIVGSPKSMMQQDKELAHHTLMDGDFDVFRKVYEHITSYTAILTPENAAREIPAAIRIAKEKKKPVYLVVAIDLVEKPLLSHGETSENMAKTNVDALQSAVQHIKGMLEHVNKAVLLVDVKTLRYNLQKPVMQLVERLNIPVASLMQGKSGLDESHPQYIGVYGGAFGSKDVTQTVEEADFIIAVGAVWSDVNTSKGTAKLNPLKMVEIQPDTLKVGEASYMNVRAEEILTALQDIGYRQNESVGNISFPYDTMVEDPSAPLKAASYYPRIQQLLKENDIVVTETGTFSYGMSQVRLPKGATYIAQGGWQSIGYATPAAFGACIADRNRRVLLFTGDGSIQLTAQEISSMLENGCKPIVFILNNNGYTIEKFLNVKVDIEKQKYNEIPEWDYTKLAEAFGQEAFTARVETNGELDDAITNAQNADNLCLIELVVKDQMDAPEYLQKMRQYLEKQEKLK
- a CDS encoding TIGR03943 family protein, whose product is MGRLFILLGLTFLFMHLHASGNISKYINMEYSYVSQIAIYILAIFTLMGSYLYFKEDDQEECVDCQCGHDHSQENKKWKRNLTYFLFFIPILTGLFLPVATMDSNIVEKKGFHFPVYEDSDEYSQHQFLQPDTSLYYGKDDYLTLMDNSLKGLVDRDSLQLTDENYLNDLEAIYYSPGKFTGKQITLTGFTYNSNELAKNQAFLFRFGVIHCVADSGVFGMLIEFPEGMHPKNDEWYSVTGELESIYYQPFKKTIPLLKVSSHSKIAEPDDPYVYRQY
- a CDS encoding C40 family peptidase encodes the protein MNNSKNSFILAGTIIGTLVAGTSAYAGSYQVKSGDTLDEISKANRTTVQALKSQNHLTSNLIFPGQVLKVNNLNNHTDKNIDKTEKYVVKLGDTLSKIAKKYNLSLSALLKLNTDISNSDRIYIGQAIRVSGKAPVSSSTAKNSPSNATYRVKSGDTLDKIARVNNMTVKQLKSKNHLTSNLIFPGQVLKVNTLNNYTSSNNSKNTTEVYVVKLGDTLSTISKRYNLSLSALLKMNPTISNSNRIRIGQSIRVSGKASASAIKKPSKSTKADQVLAAGAKYMGARYVYGASTSRTDVFDCSSFTLRAFQSAGVSLPRNSVAQSHVGTAVSSKSLQKGDLVFFDTNNDGVINHVGIYAGNGQMLNASTSKGVSYANINSSYWGPSFVKAVRVLN